From Syntrophomonadaceae bacterium, one genomic window encodes:
- a CDS encoding type II toxin-antitoxin system RelB/DinJ family antitoxin, with the protein MARTSNIFARVEPEIKEQAEKILGRLGIPMSNAIGLFLRQVVLQRGIPFDIKLSQSVPLIAGNLSEEQFNAEIERGLADLAAGRVASADSVADRMRRDYGV; encoded by the coding sequence ATGGCCAGAACATCGAATATATTCGCGCGTGTTGAGCCTGAGATTAAGGAACAGGCCGAAAAGATACTGGGCCGGCTCGGGATCCCGATGTCCAACGCCATTGGGCTTTTTCTGCGTCAGGTCGTGCTGCAGAGGGGAATTCCTTTTGATATAAAGCTCTCGCAAAGCGTGCCGTTAATTGCCGGCAACCTAAGTGAAGAGCAGTTCAATGCAGAAATTGAGAGAGGGCTGGCCGATCTGGCTGCCGGCAGGGTTGCTTCAGCAGATAGTGTTGCAGATCGGATGCGTCGGGATTACGGTGTATGA
- a CDS encoding type II toxin-antitoxin system RelE/ParE family toxin: MNTWKVVYTEQSENDLRGIYEYIAFSLLEPETAKKQTRRIMEAVAKLSLLPLRCPLYKKEPWFSKGLRVLQIDRYLAFYLPMEEQKTIVVIRIMYSGRNIEEQLHHTDMDA, translated from the coding sequence ATGAACACCTGGAAAGTGGTCTACACCGAACAGTCAGAGAATGACCTGCGGGGTATCTATGAGTATATAGCGTTTTCCTTGCTTGAGCCGGAAACAGCGAAAAAACAGACCAGACGCATCATGGAAGCAGTCGCAAAGCTTTCCCTCTTGCCGTTGCGCTGTCCGCTTTATAAAAAAGAGCCGTGGTTTAGCAAGGGCCTTCGCGTTTTGCAGATCGACCGCTATCTGGCATTTTATCTGCCGATGGAAGAGCAAAAAACAATAGTGGTGATTCGCATCATGTACAGCGGTCGAAATATTGAGGAGCAGTTGCATCATACAGATATGGATGCATGA